The following is a genomic window from Thermodesulfobacteriota bacterium.
TCCGAAAAGATGCCGCTGAAATCATCCGAACTGATCTATGTGAAAAAGGATTTTGCCTTCACCATGAAGGGATCGTCTCCGCTTGCCACCATTAAGGACCTGGAAGGCAAAACCGTCGGTATCACCCTGGGGTATCCCTATGCCAGGGAATTAACGGAAAATCCACTCATCCGGATCGAATCGGCCCAGTCCGATGAATTGAGCGCAAAAATGCTGGAGGCGGGGCGGACCCAGGCGTTTGTGGTCGAAGAGAAGTCCGGGCTGAAGGCCTTTGAGAATACGGGGCTGAAAGACAAAATACAGTATGATCCTTCCCGGCCGCTTTCCCAGCAGGATGTTTACTACGCCTTTCAGAAAGACGGAAAAGGGGAAAATTTAGACCGGATATTTTCAAAAACGCTCGCCGAAATGAAACAGGACGGAACGTTCGCGAAGATTATGCAAAAGGCTGAAACGCAGAAGTAACCGGCTGACAGGGCGATTATCACAAGATCATGGATGCCGTGGACCCGCCCTTTTCAGACTGGCAGCCGTAATAATGACGGCGGACAGTCTTTTATAT
Proteins encoded in this region:
- a CDS encoding transporter substrate-binding domain-containing protein; amino-acid sequence: MKKIIMLIACVALAVSLGAGSPGAETIRIGTFPIPLMVIDKDNGVFIELTKTIAERAGLQVEITVIPPKRAINDFSEKQVDVLFPALDVNFSSEKMPLKSSELIYVKKDFAFTMKGSSPLATIKDLEGKTVGITLGYPYARELTENPLIRIESAQSDELSAKMLEAGRTQAFVVEEKSGLKAFENTGLKDKIQYDPSRPLSQQDVYYAFQKDGKGENLDRIFSKTLAEMKQDGTFAKIMQKAETQK